A single Lactuca sativa cultivar Salinas chromosome 8, Lsat_Salinas_v11, whole genome shotgun sequence DNA region contains:
- the LOC111881048 gene encoding WUSCHEL-related homeobox 11: protein MEDQAQTQVPTPSSPRSQCLERNEPVRSRWTPKPEQILILESIFNSGMVNPPKEETVKIRKLLEKFGSVGDANVFYWFQNRRSRSRRRQRQIQASLVSSGSLEQHQQQQLPMLTRCVSSGGGTGGGAIEYQDTAYTTPTPGFHIQQPSFFSLAVSSSSSSSPSSSSSSRLGGSDEIYSLSGQSASFHEQNTSMPSSFQHLDTSKVHYDFGLGVMITVFINGVPTEVESGPVNMKAMFGEDNLMLVHSSGVALPLDEFGVLVPGLQHGESYFLVSRSI from the exons ATGGAAGATCAAGCTCAAACTCAAGTTCCAACCCCAAGTAGTCCAAGAAGCCAATGTCTTGAAAGAAATGAACCAGTTAGGTCAAGATGGACACCTAAGCCTGAACAAATCCTTATACTCGAGTCAATTTTCAACAGCGGAATGGTTAATCCTCCCAAGGAAGAAACAGTCAAGATAAGGAAGCTGCTTGAGAAATTCGGTTCTGTTGGCGACGCCAATGTTTTCTACTGGTTTCAGAACCGTCGTTCCAGATCTCGCAGGCGACAACGTCAGATTCAGGCTAGCCTTGTAAGCAGCGGCTCGCTAGAACAGCACCAACAGCAACAATTACCAATGCTTACGAGATGTGTGAGTAGCGGTGGCGGCACTGGTGGTGGTGCGATTGAGTATCAAGATACTGCTTACACCACTCCCACTCCTGGGTTTCATATCCAACAACCTAGTTTCTTCTCACTCGCCGTTTCTTCTTCGtcgtcttcttctccttcttcttcttcctcatcacGGCTGGGTGGTTCCGACGAGATTTATTCCCTTTCTGGCCAATCCGCTAGTTTCCATGAGCAGAACACTTCCATGCCTTCAAGTTTCCAGCATTTAGATACTTCTAAAGTTCATTATGACTTTG GTTTAGGAGTGATGATCACTGTATTCATCAATGGAGTTCCAACGGAGGTGGAAAGTGGGCCTGTTAACATGAAAGCTATGTTCGGTGAAGATAATCTGATGCTTGTTCACTCGTCTGGTGTAGCGTTGCCTCTGGATGAGTTTGGGGTTTTGGTGCCTGGGTTGCAGCATGGTGAAAGCTACTTCTTG GTCTCAAGGTCCATTTAG